A single Perognathus longimembris pacificus isolate PPM17 chromosome 17, ASM2315922v1, whole genome shotgun sequence DNA region contains:
- the LOC125366084 gene encoding 60S ribosomal protein L21-like: MTNTKRKRRGTRYMFSRPFRKHGVVPLATYMRIYKKGDIVDIKGMGTVQKGMPHKCYHGKTGRVYNVTQHAVGIVVNKQIKGKILAKRINVRIEHIKHCKSRDSFLKRVKENDQKKKEAKEKGTWVQLKH, from the coding sequence ATGACGAACACAAAGCGAAAGAGGAGAGGTACCCGATACATGTTCTCTAGGCCCTTCAGGAAACATGGAGTTGTTCCTTTGGCCACATACATGAGAATCTACAAGAAGGGTGATATTGTAGACATCAAAGGAATGGgtactgttcaaaaaggaatgcccCACAAATGTTACCATGGCAAAACTGGAAGGGTCTACAATGTTACCCAGCATGCTGTTGGCATTGTTGTGAACAAGCAAATTAAGGGCAAGATCCTTGCCAAGAGGATTAATGTGCGCATTGAGCATATTAAACACTGTAAGAGCCGGGACAGCTTCCTGAAACGAGTgaaggaaaatgaccagaaaaagaaggaagccaaagagaaaggaacGTGGGTTCAACTGAAGCACTAG